In the genome of Piliocolobus tephrosceles isolate RC106 chromosome 20, ASM277652v3, whole genome shotgun sequence, one region contains:
- the LOC111546459 gene encoding 60S ribosomal protein L26-like → MKFNPFVTSNRSKNRKRHFNAPSHIRRKIMSSPLSKEPRQKYNVRSMPIRKDDEVQVVRGHYKGQQIGKVVQVYRKKYVIYTEQVQREKANGTTVHVGIHPSKVVITRLKLDTDHKKILERKAKSCQVGKEKGKCQEETIEKMQE, encoded by the coding sequence ATGAAGTTTAATCCCTTTGTGACTTCCAACCGAAGCAAGAATCGCAAAAGGCATTTCAATGCACCTTCCCACATTCGCAGGAAGATTATGTCTTCCCCTCTTTCCAAAGAGCCGAGACAGAAGTACAACGTGCGATCCATGCCCATCCGAAAGGATGATGAAGTTCAGGTTGTACGAGGACACTATAAAGGTCAGCAAATTGGCAAAGTAGTCCAGGTTTACAGGAAGAAATATGTTATCTACACTGAACAGGTGCAGCGGGAAAAGGCTAATGGCACAACTGTCCACGTAGGCATTCACCCCAGCAAGGTTGTTATCACTAGGCTAAAACTGGACACAGACCACAAAAAGATCCTTGAACGGAAAGCCAAATCTTGCCaagtaggaaaggaaaagggcaaaTGCCAGGAAGAAACAATTGAGAAGATGCAGGAATAA
- the MCM8 gene encoding DNA helicase MCM8 codes for MNGEYRGRGFGRGRFQSWKRGRGGGNFSGKWRERGHRPDLSKTTGKHTSEQTPQSLLSTKTPPSMQSTLDRLIPYKGWKLYFSEVYSDSSPLIEKIQAFEKFFTRHIYLYDKDEIERKGSILVDFKELIKDDEVTNLIPDTANELRDTPEKTLACMGLAIHQVLTKDLERHAAELQAQEGLSSDGETMVNVPHIHARVYNYEPLTQLKNVRANYYGKYIALRGTVVRVSNIKPLCTKMAFVCAACGEVQSFPLPDGKYSLPTKCPVPACRGRSFTALRSSPLTVTMDWQSIKIQELMSDDQREAGRIPRTIECELVHDLVDSCVPGDTVTVTGIVKVSNAEEGSRNKNDKCMFLLYIEANSISNSKGQKTKSSEDGCKHGMLMEFSLKDLYAIQEIQAEENLFKLIVNSLCPVIFGHELVKAGLALALFGGSQKYADDKNRIPIRGDAHILVVGDPGLGKSQMLQAACNVAPRGVYVCGNTTTTSGLTVTLSKDSSSGDFALEAGALVLGDQGICGIDEFDKMGNQHQALLEAMEQQSISLAKAGVVCSLPARTSIIAAANPVGGHYNKAKTVSENLKMGSALLSRFDLVFILLDTPNEHHDHLLSEHVIAIRAGKQRTISSVTVARMNSQDSNTSVLEVVSEKPLSERLKVVPGETIDPIPHQLLRKYIGYARQYVYPRLSKEAAQVLQYFYLELRKQSQRLNSSPITTRQLESLIRLTEARARLELREEATKEDAEDIVEIMKYSMLGTYSDEFGNLDFERSQHGSGMSNRSTAKRFISALNNIAERTYNNIFQFRQLRQIAKELNIQVADFENFIGSLNDQGYLLKKGPKVYQLQTM; via the exons ATGAATGGAGAGTATAGAGGCAGAGGATTTGGACGAGGAAGATTTCAAAgctggaaaagaggaagaggtgGCGGGAACTTCtcaggaaaatggagagaaagaggaCACAGACCTGATCTGAGTAAAACCACAGGAAAACATACTTCTG aacAAACCCCGCAGTCTTTGCTTTCAACAAAGACCCCACCGTCAATGCAGTCAACATTGGATCGGCTCATACCATATAAAGGCTGGAAGCTTTATTTCTCTGAAG TTTACAGCGATAGCTCTCCTTTGATTGAGAAGATTcaagcatttgaaaaatttttCACAAGGCATATTTATTTGTATGATAAG gatgaaatagaaagaaagggaagTATTTTGGTGGATTTTAAAGAACTGATAAAAGATGATGAAGTAACTAACTTGATACCAGATACAGCAAATGAACTAAGAGATACACCTGAGAAAACCTTGGCTTGCATGGGTTTGGCAATACATCAG GTATTAACTAAGGACCTTGAAAGGCATGCAGCTGAGTTACAAGCCCAGGAAGGATTGTCTAGTGATGGAGAAACAATGGTAAATGTGCCACATATTCATGCAAG GGTGTACAACTATGAGCCTTTGACACAGCTCAAGAATGTCCGAGCAAATTACTATGGAAAATACATTGCTCTAAGAGGGACAGTGGTTCGTGTCAGTAATATAAAGCCTCTTTGCACCAAGATGGCTTTTGTTTGTGCTGCATGTGGAGAAGTTCAGAGTTTTCCTCTTCCAGATGGAAAATACAGTCTTCCCACAAAG TGTCCTGTGCCTGCGTGTCGAGGCAGGTCATTTACTGCTCTCCGCAGCTCTCCTCTCACAGTTACAATGGACTGGCAGTCAATCAA AATTCAGGAGTTGATGTCTGATGATCAGAGAGAAGCAGGTCGGATTCCACGAACAATAGAATGTGAGCTTGTTCACGATCTTGTGGATAGCTGTGTCCCCGGAGACACAGTGACTGTTACTGGAATTGTCAAAGTCTCAAATGCGGAAGAAG GTTCTCGAAATAAGAATGACAAGTGTATGTTCCTTTTGTACATTGAAGCAAATTCTATTAGTAATAGcaaaggacagaaaacaaaaagttctgAGGATGGGTGTAAGCATGGAATGTTGATGGAGTTCTCACTTAAAGACCTTTATGCCATCCAAGAGATTCAAGCTGAAGAAAACCTGTTTAAACTCATTGTCAA CTCACTTTGCCCTGTCATTTTTGGTCATGAA CTTGTTAAAGCAGGTTTGGCATTAGCACTCTTTGGAGGAAGCCAGAAATATGCAGATGACAAAAACAGAATTCCAATTCGAGGAGACGCACACATCCTTGTTGTTGGAGATCCAGGCCTAGGAAAAAGTCAGATGCTACAG GCAGCATGCAATGTTGCTCCACGTGGCGTGTATGTTTGTGGTAACACCACGACCACCTCTGGTCTGACGGTAACTCTTTCAAAAGATAGTTCCTCTGGAGATTTTGCTTTGGAAGCTGGTGCCCTGGTACTTGGTGATCAAG GTATTTGTGGAATCGATGAATTTGATAAGATGGGGAATCAACATCAAGCCTTGTTGGAAGCCATGGAGCAGCAAAGTATTAGTCTGGCTAAGGCTGGTGTGGTTTGTAGCCTTCCTGCAAGAACTTCCATTATTGCTGCTGCAAATCCAGTTGGAGGACATTACAATAAAGCCAAAACAGTTTCTGAGAATTTAAA AATGGGGAGTGCACTACTATCCAGATTTGATTTGGTCTTTATCCTGTTAGATACTCCAAATGAACATCATGATCACTTACTCTCTGAACATGTGATTGCAATAAGAGCTGGAAAGCAGAGAACCATTAGCAGTGTCACAGTAGCTCGTATGAATAGTCAAGATTCAAATACTTCAGTACTtgaagtagtttctgagaaaccattATCAGAAAGACTAAAG GTGGTTCCTGGAGAAACAATAGATCCCATTCCCCACCAGCTATTGAGAAAGTACATTGGCTATGCTCGACAGTATGTGTACCCAAGGCTATCCAAAGAAGCTGCTCAAGTTCTTCAATATTTTTACCTTGAGCTCCGGAAACAGAGCCAGAGGTTAAATAGCTCACCAATCACTACCAGGCAGCTGGAATCTTTGATTCGTCTGACagag gcaCGAGCAAGGTTGGAATTGAGAGAGGAAGCAACCAAAGAAGATGCTGAGGATATAGTGGAAATTATGAAATATAG catGCTAGGAACTTACTCTGATGAATTTGGGAACCTAGATTTTGAGCGATCCCAGCATGGTTCTGGAATGAGCAACAGGTCAACAGCAAAAAGATTTATTTCTGCTCTCAACAACATTGCTGAAAGaacttataataatatatttcagtTTCGTCAACTTCGGCAGATTGCCAAAGAACTAAACATTCAG GTTGCTGATTTTGAAAACTTTATTGGATCACTAAATGACCAGGGTTACCTCTTGAAAAAAGGCCCAAAAGTTTACCAGCTTCAAACTATGTAA